The Cloeon dipterum chromosome X, ieCloDipt1.1, whole genome shotgun sequence genome includes a window with the following:
- the Sesn gene encoding sestrin homolog isoform X1 yields MFTSDLTKLSVVSRALSQCGHFMLTEGYNPWDSKLERIKNTMGDHPDYLKLFLSTHNFILRGDGALPWDYRHYIAIMAAARHQCDYLVDIQKEMFLEHGGDPAWLQGLDCVPDKLRSLNEINKILAHRPWLLCKSHIIRLTKESNWSLAELVHAIVILAHFHSLASFVFGCGINDQDDPDAPVNNSKKNLILGNVEPEVRVDQLMERMRTLSQREEEFSVEEQTQRFLRVDHRDQTIDIENSRVLKQTSGLGHFIEDTEFTYQDFQRRGETGDFPTFRVQDYSWEDHGYSLVNRLYNDVGNLLDAKFKKAYNMTYYTMGGNKDVDTSRFRRAIWNYIHCVFGIRHDDYDYGEVNQLLERSLKAYIKSTCCYPERVATRDFAQVLAEFEHSEKVHINLMVQEARMQAELLYALRVVMNHMK; encoded by the exons ATGTTTACTTCAGACCTCACAAAGCTGTCAGTTGTCAGTCGTGCCTTATCTCAGTGCGGCCACTTCATGCTTACAGAAGGATATAACCCGTGGGATTCCAAGCTGGAGCGCATCAAGAACACGATGGGTGACCACCCAGATTACCTGAAGCTCTTCCTCAGCACGCACAACTTCATCTTGCGCGGCGATGGCGCCCTGCCCTGGGACTACCGCCACTATATCGCCATCATGGCGGCGGCGCGCCACCAGTGCGACTACCTTGTGGACATCCAAAAGGAGATGTTCCTCGAGCATGGCGGCGACCCAGCTTGGCTCCAAGGCCTGGACTGTGTGCCAGACAAGCTCAGGAGCCTCAACGAAATCAACAAAATCTTGGCACACAG GCCCTGGTTGCTTTGTAAAAGTCACATCATACGCCTCACCAAGGAAAGCAACTGGTCACTGGCAGAGTTAGTCCACGCGATTGTGATTCTCGCTCACTTCCACTCTCTCGCCAGCTTCGTTTTTGGGTGTGGAATCAATGACCAAGATGACCCAGACGCACCAGTTAACAACAGTAAGAAAAACCTAATTTTAG GTAATGTTGAACCTGAAGTGCGCGTCGATCAGCTGATGGAGCGGATGAGGACGCTTTCGCAACGGGAGGAGGAATTCTCAGTGGAGGAGCAAACACAGCGCTTTCTTCGCGTTGATCATCGAGATCAAACAATCGATATTGAAAATTCGcgtgttttaaaacaaacaagcgGCCTCGGTCACTTCATTGAAGACACAGAATTCACTTACCAAGACTTTCAGAGAAGGGGGGAGACAGGTGATTTTCCTACCTTTCGGGTGCAG GATTATTCGTGGGAGGATCATGGCTATTCTCTAGTCAACCGCCTGTACAACGATGTTGGCAACTTGCTAGATGCCAAGTTTAAAAAGGCCTACAACATGACCTACTACACGATGGGTGGAAACAAGGATGTCGACACATCCCGCTTCCGCAGGGCTATTTGGAATTACATTCATTGTGTGTTCGGCATAAG ACACGATGATTACGACTACGGCGAAGTGAACCAGCTGCTGGAGCGGTCCCTCAAGGCGTACATCAAATCGACCTGCTGCTACCCCGAGAGAGTTGCGACCAGAGACTTTGCCCAGGTCCTTGCAGAGTTCGAACACAGTGAAAAG GTGCACATCAATCTTATGGTGCAGGAAGCACGGATGCAAGCGGAGCTGCTGTACGCGTTGAGAGTGGTCATGAATCACATGAAATAG
- the Sesn gene encoding sestrin homolog isoform X2 has protein sequence MFTSDLTKLSVVSRALSQCGHFMLTEGYNPWDSKLERIKNTMGDHPDYLKLFLSTHNFILRGDGALPWDYRHYIAIMAAARHQCDYLVDIQKEMFLEHGGDPAWLQGLDCVPDKLRSLNEINKILAHRPWLLCKSHIIRLTKESNWSLAELVHAIVILAHFHSLASFVFGCGINDQDDPDAPVNNSNVEPEVRVDQLMERMRTLSQREEEFSVEEQTQRFLRVDHRDQTIDIENSRVLKQTSGLGHFIEDTEFTYQDFQRRGETGDFPTFRVQDYSWEDHGYSLVNRLYNDVGNLLDAKFKKAYNMTYYTMGGNKDVDTSRFRRAIWNYIHCVFGIRHDDYDYGEVNQLLERSLKAYIKSTCCYPERVATRDFAQVLAEFEHSEKVHINLMVQEARMQAELLYALRVVMNHMK, from the exons ATGTTTACTTCAGACCTCACAAAGCTGTCAGTTGTCAGTCGTGCCTTATCTCAGTGCGGCCACTTCATGCTTACAGAAGGATATAACCCGTGGGATTCCAAGCTGGAGCGCATCAAGAACACGATGGGTGACCACCCAGATTACCTGAAGCTCTTCCTCAGCACGCACAACTTCATCTTGCGCGGCGATGGCGCCCTGCCCTGGGACTACCGCCACTATATCGCCATCATGGCGGCGGCGCGCCACCAGTGCGACTACCTTGTGGACATCCAAAAGGAGATGTTCCTCGAGCATGGCGGCGACCCAGCTTGGCTCCAAGGCCTGGACTGTGTGCCAGACAAGCTCAGGAGCCTCAACGAAATCAACAAAATCTTGGCACACAG GCCCTGGTTGCTTTGTAAAAGTCACATCATACGCCTCACCAAGGAAAGCAACTGGTCACTGGCAGAGTTAGTCCACGCGATTGTGATTCTCGCTCACTTCCACTCTCTCGCCAGCTTCGTTTTTGGGTGTGGAATCAATGACCAAGATGACCCAGACGCACCAGTTAACAACA GTAATGTTGAACCTGAAGTGCGCGTCGATCAGCTGATGGAGCGGATGAGGACGCTTTCGCAACGGGAGGAGGAATTCTCAGTGGAGGAGCAAACACAGCGCTTTCTTCGCGTTGATCATCGAGATCAAACAATCGATATTGAAAATTCGcgtgttttaaaacaaacaagcgGCCTCGGTCACTTCATTGAAGACACAGAATTCACTTACCAAGACTTTCAGAGAAGGGGGGAGACAGGTGATTTTCCTACCTTTCGGGTGCAG GATTATTCGTGGGAGGATCATGGCTATTCTCTAGTCAACCGCCTGTACAACGATGTTGGCAACTTGCTAGATGCCAAGTTTAAAAAGGCCTACAACATGACCTACTACACGATGGGTGGAAACAAGGATGTCGACACATCCCGCTTCCGCAGGGCTATTTGGAATTACATTCATTGTGTGTTCGGCATAAG ACACGATGATTACGACTACGGCGAAGTGAACCAGCTGCTGGAGCGGTCCCTCAAGGCGTACATCAAATCGACCTGCTGCTACCCCGAGAGAGTTGCGACCAGAGACTTTGCCCAGGTCCTTGCAGAGTTCGAACACAGTGAAAAG GTGCACATCAATCTTATGGTGCAGGAAGCACGGATGCAAGCGGAGCTGCTGTACGCGTTGAGAGTGGTCATGAATCACATGAAATAG
- the Sesn gene encoding sestrin homolog isoform X3 produces MGDHPDYLKLFLSTHNFILRGDGALPWDYRHYIAIMAAARHQCDYLVDIQKEMFLEHGGDPAWLQGLDCVPDKLRSLNEINKILAHRPWLLCKSHIIRLTKESNWSLAELVHAIVILAHFHSLASFVFGCGINDQDDPDAPVNNSKKNLILGNVEPEVRVDQLMERMRTLSQREEEFSVEEQTQRFLRVDHRDQTIDIENSRVLKQTSGLGHFIEDTEFTYQDFQRRGETGDFPTFRVQDYSWEDHGYSLVNRLYNDVGNLLDAKFKKAYNMTYYTMGGNKDVDTSRFRRAIWNYIHCVFGIRHDDYDYGEVNQLLERSLKAYIKSTCCYPERVATRDFAQVLAEFEHSEKVHINLMVQEARMQAELLYALRVVMNHMK; encoded by the exons ATGGGTGACCACCCAGATTACCTGAAGCTCTTCCTCAGCACGCACAACTTCATCTTGCGCGGCGATGGCGCCCTGCCCTGGGACTACCGCCACTATATCGCCATCATGGCGGCGGCGCGCCACCAGTGCGACTACCTTGTGGACATCCAAAAGGAGATGTTCCTCGAGCATGGCGGCGACCCAGCTTGGCTCCAAGGCCTGGACTGTGTGCCAGACAAGCTCAGGAGCCTCAACGAAATCAACAAAATCTTGGCACACAG GCCCTGGTTGCTTTGTAAAAGTCACATCATACGCCTCACCAAGGAAAGCAACTGGTCACTGGCAGAGTTAGTCCACGCGATTGTGATTCTCGCTCACTTCCACTCTCTCGCCAGCTTCGTTTTTGGGTGTGGAATCAATGACCAAGATGACCCAGACGCACCAGTTAACAACAGTAAGAAAAACCTAATTTTAG GTAATGTTGAACCTGAAGTGCGCGTCGATCAGCTGATGGAGCGGATGAGGACGCTTTCGCAACGGGAGGAGGAATTCTCAGTGGAGGAGCAAACACAGCGCTTTCTTCGCGTTGATCATCGAGATCAAACAATCGATATTGAAAATTCGcgtgttttaaaacaaacaagcgGCCTCGGTCACTTCATTGAAGACACAGAATTCACTTACCAAGACTTTCAGAGAAGGGGGGAGACAGGTGATTTTCCTACCTTTCGGGTGCAG GATTATTCGTGGGAGGATCATGGCTATTCTCTAGTCAACCGCCTGTACAACGATGTTGGCAACTTGCTAGATGCCAAGTTTAAAAAGGCCTACAACATGACCTACTACACGATGGGTGGAAACAAGGATGTCGACACATCCCGCTTCCGCAGGGCTATTTGGAATTACATTCATTGTGTGTTCGGCATAAG ACACGATGATTACGACTACGGCGAAGTGAACCAGCTGCTGGAGCGGTCCCTCAAGGCGTACATCAAATCGACCTGCTGCTACCCCGAGAGAGTTGCGACCAGAGACTTTGCCCAGGTCCTTGCAGAGTTCGAACACAGTGAAAAG GTGCACATCAATCTTATGGTGCAGGAAGCACGGATGCAAGCGGAGCTGCTGTACGCGTTGAGAGTGGTCATGAATCACATGAAATAG